In one Choloepus didactylus isolate mChoDid1 chromosome 1, mChoDid1.pri, whole genome shotgun sequence genomic region, the following are encoded:
- the LOC119509650 gene encoding keratin-associated protein 10-12-like: MSVCSSNVSYGRRVCLPSSCDSCSDPSWQVDDCPESCCEPPCCTPTCCNSSCCVPTCCAPTPCLTLICTPVSCGTSPCQSVCTSSCEPSCGQQSSCQPACCTSSPCTSCCVPVCCKPICSVPTCCGVSPCQDTSCCQQSSCQPASCTSSPCTSCCVSVCCTPVCCKPVCSVPTCCGVSPCENTSCCQQSSCQPACCTSSPCTSCCVPVCCKPVCCRPSSCVSLLCRPVCKPACCVPTSSSCAPTSSCQPSCCRPASCVSLLCRPACPRLACCGPSLARTSCC; encoded by the coding sequence ATGTCCGTCTGCTCCAGCAACGTGAGCTACGGCCGCCGGGTCTGCCTGCCCAGTTCCTGCGACTCCTGCTCGGACCCCTCCTGGCAGGTGGACGACTGCCCCGAGAGCTGCTGCGAGCCCCCCTGCTGCACCCCCACCTGCTGTAACTCCTCCTGCTGTGTCCCCACCTGTTGTGCCCCGACCCCCTGCCTGACCCTCATCTGCACCCCAGTGAGCTGTGGGACCAGCCCCTGCCAATCTGTCTGCACCAGCTCCTGTGAGCCCTCCTGTGGCCAGCAGTCTAGCTGCCAGCCTGCTTGCTGCACGTCCTCTCCCTGCACGTCCTGCTGTGTGCCTGTCTGCTGCAAGCCCATCTGCTCTGTGCCCACCTGTTGTGGGGTCTCCCCCTGCCAGGACACTTCCTGCTGCCAACAGTCTAGCTGCCAGCCTGCTTCCTGCACATCCTCCCCCTGcacgtcctgctgtgtgtccgtCTGCTGCACACCTGTCTGCTGCAAGCCTGTCTGCTCTGTGCCCACCTGTTGTGGGGTCTCCCCCTGTGAGAACACTTCCTGCTGCCAGCAGTCTAGCTGCCAGCCTGCTTGCTGCACGTCCTCCCCCTGCACGTCCTGCTGTGTGCCCGTCTGCTGCAAGCCCGTCTGCTGCAGACCCTCCTCCTGCGTGTCCCTCCTCTGCCGCCCCGTGTGCAAGCCTGCCTGCTGCGTGCCCACCTCCTCCAGCTGtgcccccacctcctcctgccaGCCCAGCTGCTGCCGCCCGGCCTCCTGCGTTTCCCTCCTCTGCCGGCCCGCGTGCCCCCGCCTGGCCTGCTGCGGCCCCTCCCTGGCCCGGACTTCCTGTTGCTGA
- the LOC119509655 gene encoding keratin-associated protein 10-8-like: MSVCSSDVSYGSRVCLPSACSRPSWQVDDCPESCCESPCCTLTCCAPTCCAPTCCTPAPCLALICTPVSCGPSPCQSVCTSSCEPCCQQSSCQPACCTSSACTSCYVPICCKPVCSVPTCCGVSPCQDTSCCQQSSCHPACCTSSPCTSCCVPICCKPVCCRPSSCVSLLCRPVCKPACCVPTSSSCAPTSSCQPSCCCPASCVSLLCRPACPRLACCGPSLARTSCC; the protein is encoded by the coding sequence ATGTCCGTCTGCTCCAGTGACGTGAGCTATGGCAGCCGGGTCTGCCTGCCCAGTGCCTGCTCCAGACCCTCCTGGCAGGTGGACGACTGTCCTGAGAGCTGCTGCGAGTCCCCCTGCTGCACCCTCACCTGCTGTGCCCCCACATGCTGTGCCCCCACCTGTTGTaccccagccccctgcctggCTCTCATCTGCACCCCAGTGAGCTGTGGGCCCAGCCCCTGCCAATCAGTCTGCACCAGCTCCTGTGAGCCCTGCTGCCAGCAGTCTAGCTGCCAGCCTGCTTGCTGCACATCCTCCGCCTGCACGTCCTGCTATGTGCCCATCTGCTGCAAGCCCGTCTGCTCTGTGCCCACCTGTTGTGGGGTCTCCCCCTGCCAGGACACTTCCTGCTGCCAACAGTCTAGCTGCCATCCTGCTTGCTGCACGTCCTCCCCCTGCACGTCCTGCTGTGTGCCCATCTGCTGCAAGCCTGTCTGCTGCAGACCCTCCTCCTGCGTGTCCCTCCTCTGCCGCCCCGTGTGCAAGCCCGCCTGCTGTGTCCCCACCTCCTCCAGCTGtgcccccacctcctcctgccaGCCCAGCTGCTGCTGCCCGGCCTCCTGCGTGTCCCTCCTCTGCCGGCCCGCGTGCCCCCGCCTGGCCTGCTGTGGCCCCTCCCTGGCCCGGACGTCCTGCTGCTGA